GCCGAACAGCTTGGCCGACACCCCGCCGATGCCGACCAGCGCGGCCAGCAGCACCGAGTACACCGTCTTGGTGAGGAACAGGTTGGAGACCCGCTCGATGTTGCCGATCACCCGGCGGCCCTCACCGACCACATAGGGCAGCGTGGCGAACTTGTTGTCCAGTAACACGATCTGGGCCACCGCCCGCGATGCGGAACTGCCCGACCCCATCGCGACGCCGATATCGGCGTCCTTGAGTGCCAGCACGTCGTTGACACCGTCCCCGGTCATCGCCACGGTGTGCCCGCGCGACTGCAGCGCGTGCACCATGGCCCGCTTCTGATCGGGACGCACCCGGCCGAAGGTGGTGGACTGCTCGACCGCGGCGGCCAGTTCGTCGGGCTGCTCGGGCAGTCGACGGGCATCCAGCGTCTCCCCGTGCAGGCCGAGGGTGCCGGCCACCGCGCCCACCGACTTGGCGTTGTCACCGGAGATCACCTTCACCGTGACGTCCTGGGAGGCAAAGTATTCCAGGGTGTCGCGGGCATCGGGGCGGACCCGCTGTTCCAGGATCACCAGGGCGACCGGGGTGACGGTCCCGGGCGCATCCTGGGCGTCGACGCTGCGGTCGCTGGACCCCAGCAGCAGCACCCGCAGCCCCTCGGCGCCTCGCCGTTCGGCCTCCTCGGCTTCCGGTGAGGACGGATCCAGCAGCACGTCGGGGGCGCCGATCACCCAGTTGCCGTGCTCGCCGTAGGACGTGCCGCTCCATTTGGTGGCCGATTTGAACGGGGCCGACGCGGTGGCCGTCCAGCCGGGAGCGGTGCCGTACGCCTCGGCGATCGCCGCAATGCTGGCGTTGGGCCGGGGGTCGTCGGCGGCCAGCTGGGCGAGCACCTGGGCAGCGTCGGTGTCCGTGAATGTCTTGAGCTCGCTGAGCCGCATCCCGTTCTCGGTCAGCGTGCCGGTCTTGTCGGCACACACCACGTCGACGCGGGCCAGCCCCTCGATGGCGGGCAGTTCCTGCACCAGGCACTGCCGCTGCCCGAGCCGCACCACCCCGACCGCGAACGCGATGGAGGTCATCAGCACCAGGCCCTCGGGCACCATCGGCACCAGCGCGCCGACCATCCGCAGCACCGATTCCCGCCAGCCGGCGTCGGTGGTGAACAGCTGGGTGTAGATGATCAGTGCGCCGGCCGGCCACAGCAGATAGGTGATGAACTGCAGGATCTTGTTGATGCCGCTGCGCAGTTCGGATTTCACCAGGGTGAACTTGCTGGCCTCCTCGGCGAGCCGCGCCGCATACGCTTCGCGGCCGACCTTGGTGGCCCGGTAGGCACCGCTGCCGGCCACCACGAAGCTGCCCGACATCACCGTGTCCCCGGCGTCCTTGGCCATCGGGTCGGCCTCACCGGTCAGCAGTGACTCGTCGACCTCAAGGTTGTTCTCCTCCAGCACCTCCCCGTCGACGACGA
This region of Mycolicibacterium diernhoferi genomic DNA includes:
- a CDS encoding HAD-IC family P-type ATPase codes for the protein MVSGLTDAEVAERVAAGKTNDVPTRAARSVSDIVRANVFTRINAILGVLFAIVVATGSLINGLFGLLIVANSAIGIIQELRAKNTLDKLAIVGQAKPLVRRASGTAALPPSEVVLDDIIEVGPGDQIVVDGEVLEENNLEVDESLLTGEADPMAKDAGDTVMSGSFVVAGSGAYRATKVGREAYAARLAEEASKFTLVKSELRSGINKILQFITYLLWPAGALIIYTQLFTTDAGWRESVLRMVGALVPMVPEGLVLMTSIAFAVGVVRLGQRQCLVQELPAIEGLARVDVVCADKTGTLTENGMRLSELKTFTDTDAAQVLAQLAADDPRPNASIAAIAEAYGTAPGWTATASAPFKSATKWSGTSYGEHGNWVIGAPDVLLDPSSPEAEEAERRGAEGLRVLLLGSSDRSVDAQDAPGTVTPVALVILEQRVRPDARDTLEYFASQDVTVKVISGDNAKSVGAVAGTLGLHGETLDARRLPEQPDELAAAVEQSTTFGRVRPDQKRAMVHALQSRGHTVAMTGDGVNDVLALKDADIGVAMGSGSSASRAVAQIVLLDNKFATLPYVVGEGRRVIGNIERVSNLFLTKTVYSVLLAALVGIGGVSAKLFGSDPLLYPFQPIHVTIAAWFTIGIPAFILSLAPNNERAQPGFVRRVMTSALPAGVIVGASTFISYLLAYQGRGASAIEQSQASTTALITLLVAGVWVLAVVARPYQWWRVALVAVSGLAYVVIFSIPLARETFLLDPSNLALTSMGLGIGVCAAVLIEVAWWVEGRIAGEPRRLWR